ATCCCCGGCGTGCCGGAAGCAGATGACGTCAATGTCACCCGCAAGAATATCGAAGACAATTTCGCGGCCTTCGGCTTTCGCAGCGCGGGCGATATCGACCTGTACGAGCAGTTGCTGAAAGAAGGTTTCGATTTGATTTCTACCGAGCTGGAAAAGCTCGACCAGGTCTTTGTCGATACCAAGTTTGAATTTGGCTATGTCACCGATGCCAATGGTGAAGAGAAGCTGATCTATATGGACGAAGTGGGTACCCCGGACTCCTCCCGTATCTGGGACGGCGAAGAGTACCGCGCGGGTAAAGTTGTGGAAAAATCCAAAGAGGGTTTCCGCCAAGCCCTGCTCAGCCACTTCCCGGACTCCGATATTCTTCTGAACAAAGACCGCATGGATGAGCGCCTGGCACTGGCTCGCGATAATGAGCTGCCAGAATCTATGCTGATGGATCTCTCTAATACTTATGTTGGTATTGCTGAGAAGATTATTGGTACGAAATTGGAGATATCCGATAATCCCAAAGCGGAATTGCTTGAAGTATTGCGTAAGGATTATGGTCTGGTCGACTGATATCAGATTGATTGAGAAAAAACCGGCGTTTACGCCGGTTTTTTTATGTCAGGAAATTTTATTCCTTATTGGTTCGATGGTCTTGGTGCAGATGTTCTCTTAAGAAAATGCATTAATATTAAATCTGTATTGACTGATCAGTGGAGATTTTGCCGTTGATCTTTTAGGTTTGTTATTTAAATCCCCCCCCCTCTCTCTCTCTCCGCCGATTTTTTAATTTTACCAATAATTTTGTTGTTGCTATTCAGATGGGTGAGAGATGGTTGTCGCTGTATAACTATTTCTGAAACGATATGGAGAATGTTTTGTAATAAAGTGTGATTTTCCCTTTTTGTCGATATGTTAGAGTGCTCTTCGCGACTGCTGAGTTTAAAACTTTATTTGTGCACTCTCTACCCTTACGGGTAAGGGGTGTTTTTCCGTATTTTGCTTATTTGAGAAAGGGATTTGCTGTGAATTTTAATGGGCCTCTTATCGTAAATCTGGGTTCTGGCTATAAGCAGCCGCTAAGAGAGGGAGAGCTTGAGTTTTTTCCCGAGCTTAAAGGTTGGAGAATCCTTAATTTTGATAAAAATGAATTTCCTGTTGCTCCATATGCTTATCAGTTTGGTGGTTGTAATAATCTAGAGTGGAGTTATGTTCAGAATGCTGATGTTATGAACAAAATCCCTTTGGGTGATTGTACGGTGGATGTTGTTCTTTCTGTAAGTCCCTATGGTTATTCTGTGTTAAGCAAGGAAGTCTATAGGGTATTGAAGCCAAGGGGTTTAATTCTAATTTTAGGAAATGGAAGTAATAAATATCTTGATAAGAAGCTGAAACAGGATAGCTTTAGGCAGTTAGAGCAATCGTGTAATTTGTATTGGTACGATATGGGGGTGAGTTGTCGTGGAGATTTTTTTAAGCAGTATGAAAATGTAGTCGAACGTGGTTTGGTGGAGCGTTGTAAGAGCTACCTAATGAGGCGCGGTTCGTATGATACCTCTGGGATGCATGAGACGGAACTTAATGTTTGCAAGGTCTATAGAAAAATGCATGTGGATTTTTAACTGAAATGGTTTGGTTGAGTTTGACCCGTGAATTGATGCATAAGAATTAATGAGTTGGCTTTTTATTTTGTTCTTATCGGAATTTTTTGGTTGTAGAAGGTTGTATTTGATATGTGTCTTGACTGGATATGATCATGCTTTAGGTCTTGGGGGAATTTGGCCTAGAAGTTCCATTAGCTATAAAAGTTATTTAGAGAGGGAGAGTGGGGATATCTGAGGGGGAGGCAATTCCCATATGCCACAATTCGCCATAATTCCTCCCTTTTCCCGCCCGCTTCCCTGCTGCCTTTCGCCCACTTCCCTCTGTTTAATGACATCAACATCCAATTTAAAAGTGGAGGGAAGTGAGTGAACAGGGTGATGTTGTTTGGGCAGCGGTTCCATAAAGACGATCTGATGTTGCCGACAGAGGAATATTACCGTCGCCGCCAGAAGAGCGGTGGTACCGGGCGCTGGTTGTTATTTATAGTGGTGGTATTGGCGGTGGTCATTGCGGCAATCGGGGCCGAGGTCAGTGCCCAGGCGCTTGTCTCTGAAAATGATACGGCTACCGCTGAACCGGTTACCCTGGATGATGTGCAGGCGGGGGATTTACTGTTTACCGGCGCAGAGCCGGGCCGTTATGTGCCCGCCGTGCACCTGCATAGCCGTGTCAAAATGGTGGTGCGCGGTCTGGTTGCGGAAGTGCAGTTGCAGCAGGCTTTTCAAAATACCAGCGATAGCTGGCAGGAGGCGGTTTACGCACTGCCATTGCCCGAACAGGCAGCGGTGGCTGGCCTCGAGATTCAATTGGGCGAGCGCCGTATTGTCGGCAAGGTGCGTGAACGCAAGCAGGCGGCAAAGATTTATAAGGCCGCGCGCGCGGCGGGTAAGCGCGCGGCACTCCTGGAGCAGCAGCGCCCCAACCTGTTTACCAACAAAGTAGCCAATATTGCACCGGGAGAAACGGTGCAGGTGAATATTCGCTACCTGCAGCCGGTGACCTATGACAGCGGCGTTTTTTCTTTGCGGCTGCCAACCACCCTGACTCCCCGTTATATCCCCGGTGAACCCATCCCCTCACAAGCCCTCGGTGGTACCGAGTTGGAACTGGCCACTCAGAGCAGTGGCTGGGCGCTGCCCACTGATCAGGTACCGGATGCCGAAGCGGTTACCCCGTTGATGCAGCCGGCGGCAGAGTTGGAAGCGGTGGGCAGTCACAATATTGCCATTGAGGTGGAGCTGGAGAGCGGCTTGCCGCTGGTGAAAATCGGCAGTCCTTATCACGATATTGCCATCGATGAAAAAGCCGGAGAGCGCTACTCGATTCGTCTGCGCAAGGGCAGGGCAAAAATGGATCGGGACTTTCTTTTAAATTGGCAGCCGGAGCCCTCGGCCATGCCGCGTGCGGCGCTGTTTAGTGAGCATGTTAGTGAGCGTGTCGCTGGGGTGCAGGCGGATGGCAGGGAAAGTGCAGATAAAAAATCCGGTACCTATTTGCAGCTAATGCTGCTGCCACCGGATGAGGGCACTCGCGCCCAGCGATTGCCACGGGAAGTGGTTTACGTGATCGATACCTCCGGTTCTATGGGCGGTAACTCTATCCGCCAGGCCAAGGAGAGTC
The DNA window shown above is from Microbulbifer variabilis and carries:
- a CDS encoding phosphoribosylaminoimidazolesuccinocarboxamide synthase — encoded protein: MSLADKVLAVNNDLPIRTDKPVHSGKVRSVYWLSEEDGRRLIEEKGYPVSPDTPLAVMVISDRISAFDCIWTGEGGMRGVPGKGAALNAISNHWFKRFKEQGLADSHILDIPHPLVWIVQKARPVMIEAIARQYITGSMWRSYQKGEREFCGIEIPDGLQKDQKLPELLITPSSKGILKGIPGVPEADDVNVTRKNIEDNFAAFGFRSAGDIDLYEQLLKEGFDLISTELEKLDQVFVDTKFEFGYVTDANGEEKLIYMDEVGTPDSSRIWDGEEYRAGKVVEKSKEGFRQALLSHFPDSDILLNKDRMDERLALARDNELPESMLMDLSNTYVGIAEKIIGTKLEISDNPKAELLEVLRKDYGLVD
- a CDS encoding marine proteobacterial sortase target protein; this translates as MNRVMLFGQRFHKDDLMLPTEEYYRRRQKSGGTGRWLLFIVVVLAVVIAAIGAEVSAQALVSENDTATAEPVTLDDVQAGDLLFTGAEPGRYVPAVHLHSRVKMVVRGLVAEVQLQQAFQNTSDSWQEAVYALPLPEQAAVAGLEIQLGERRIVGKVRERKQAAKIYKAARAAGKRAALLEQQRPNLFTNKVANIAPGETVQVNIRYLQPVTYDSGVFSLRLPTTLTPRYIPGEPIPSQALGGTELELATQSSGWALPTDQVPDAEAVTPLMQPAAELEAVGSHNIAIEVELESGLPLVKIGSPYHDIAIDEKAGERYSIRLRKGRAKMDRDFLLNWQPEPSAMPRAALFSEHVSERVAGVQADGRESADKKSGTYLQLMLLPPDEGTRAQRLPREVVYVIDTSGSMGGNSIRQAKESLTLALSRLDGNDRFNVIEFNNSPRAFFPRPLAASAENIQRARREVERLNADGGTEMAAALRLALGQQLPDNNNLVHQVVFITDGAVGNEQALFELIHQHLGDARLFTVGIGSAPNSHFMRKAAQFGRGSFVTIGDLSEVRRRMQTLFAKLENPMATDLQLSWPEGVVADAYPKRIPDLYRGEPLQLVARVEGESLQGDIQLHGRMAGKQFVRNLALTLEQAPSSKGIGSLWARNKMESLRDRQTQLGEESDAGQAMRAQILQLALDHQLASPYTSFVAVEEELVRKPEEKLSQSALSNMVPRGQVLQRQAYPSTATGVYAQLFAALSLLSLAALLRRGRSMRANMMGAIRRLLRKVVPDLRRCNSGLEVQLGSTPQ